One stretch of Sebastes umbrosus isolate fSebUmb1 chromosome 5, fSebUmb1.pri, whole genome shotgun sequence DNA includes these proteins:
- the klhl30 gene encoding kelch-like protein 30 isoform X1, whose protein sequence is MVRNVDDLDYCLASHPQSILEGLRSFCSHPKLVDVTLSAGGRDFPCHRGVLALCSTYFHSMFSGDFVESIAARVELHDVDPDILGYLLDFAYTGKLTINQSNVEGLICTSSKLQFQTVRAVCSRYLQHQIDATNCLGILEFGAIHGCPEVMAKAWAFLLENFEAVQQGEEFLLLGKDRLVACLSDEGLQIRTECTRVEAILIWVRHHNESRLCHLTELLTLSRLPLLSLDYLADTLLKDSLVQASPSCREAVEKIHREKMDLAPEYTDRLNSLSPQPNLQEVLLVMGGRSLDDSDDDDDSDEEDRDPRLLPRNCAFYNTKTKQWHELPNFPNPNKWGYALVSLNNDVYVTGGSRGSNTNTWSTTETWKYITREGRWVTVAPMLRPRTNHTSATLNGEIYVIGGTTSDRVEVEHYDPYNDTWALTCPALKYVTNFTATACHGKLYVIGSCAVKYNALAMQCYNPVIESWISICSPFIPKYLSSPRTVCVDGTIYLVADNTKKVYSYDPEANMWQKVQLLHMLHENGGLVSLDGKLFVTGGHWKGMEGDYGVEVEVYNRAANTWEVEGYLPRLWFYSGVCTIFLDPSQWPELFPIDAT, encoded by the exons ATGGTGCGCAATGTGGATGACCTGGACTACTGCCTGGCCTCCCATCCTCAGAGCATTCTGGAGGGCTTGCGCTCCTTCTGCTCTCACCCCAAACTGGTGGATGTAACGCTGAGCGCAGGCGGTCGGGACTTCCCCTGTCACCGCGGCGTGCTGGCCCTCTGCAGCACATACTTCCACAGCATGTTCTCGGGGGACTTTGTGGAGAGCATAGCTGCGCGCGTGGAGCTTCATGATGTCGATCCTGATATACTCGGCTACTTGCTGGACTTTGCCTACACGGGCAAACTGACCATCAACCAGAGCAACGTGGAGGGGCTGATCTGCACCTCCAGCAAGCTGCAGTTCCAGACAGTGAGGGCCGTGTGCAGCCGATACCTTCAGCACCAGATCGATGCGACCAACTGCCTGGGAATCTTGGAGTTTGGGGCAATCCATGGCTGCCCTGAGGTGATGGCCAAAGCATGGGCCTTCCTCTTGGAGAACTTTGAGGCCGTGCAACAAGGTGAGGAGTTTCTCCTGCTGGGAAAGGACAGGCTGGTCGCCTGCCTGTCCGACGAAGGACTACAAATCCGGACAGAGTGCACCCGTGTGGAAGCCATCCTGATATGGGTCAGGCACCACAATGAGTCTCGGCTCTGCCACCTCACTGAACTCCTCACCTTGTCCCGTCTCCCTCTCCTCAGCCTGGACTACCTGGCTGACACCCTGCTGAAGGACAGTCTGGTGCAGGCCTCCCCCAGCTGCAGAGAGGCCGTGGAAAAAATTCACAGAGAG AAGATGGATTTGGCACCAGAATACACGGACAGACTCAACTCTCTGAGCCCACAACCAAACCTGCAAGAGGTGCTGTTGGTAATGGGTGGTCGATCACTGGACGACTCAGACGATGACGACGACTCCGATGAAGAGGACAGAGACCCGAGGCTGCTGCCCAGGAACTGTGCCTTCTACAACACAAAGACAA aACAGTGGCACGAGCTCCCTAATTTCCCCAACCCGAACAAGTGGGGTTACGCCCTGGTCTCCTTGAACAATGATGTGTATGTCACAG GTGGCTCGCGAGGTTCGAATACCAACACCTGGTCGACCACAGAGACCTGGAAGTACATCACACGAGAGGGGAGGTGGGTTACTGTGGCACCCATGCTCCGGCCTCGGACTAACCACACGTCGGCAACGCTCAACGGGGAGATTTACGTCATTGGAG GTACCACGTCAGACCGTGTTGAAGTTGAGCATTATGACCCTTACAACGACACCTGGGCCTTGACGTGCCCCGCCTTAAAATATGTGACTAACTTCACCGCCACAGCGTGTCATGGGAAGCTCTATGTGATTGGCTCGTGTGCTGTGAAGTACAACGCTTTGGCTATGCAGTGTTACAACCCTGTTATAG agaGCTGGATCAGCATATGTTCACCCTTCATCCCTAAGTATTTGTCCtctcctcgtactgtctgtgtGGATGGAACTATTTATCTGGTTGCTGACAACACTAAGAAAGTCTACTCTTATGATCCAGAGGCAAACATGTGGCAGAAG GTCCAGCTTCTTCACATGCTTCATGAGAATGGTGGTCTGGTATCGCTGGATGGGAAGCTGTTTGTCACTGGAGGCCATTGGAAAGGTATGGAGGGGGACTACGGGGTGGAAGTGGAAGTTTACAACCGAGCGGCCAACACCTGGGAGGTGGAGGGCTACCTGCCAAGACTTTGGTTCTACAGTGGAGTCTGCACCATCTTCCTAGATCCATCCCAGTGGCCTGAGCTTTTCCCCATAGATGCAACATAA
- the scly gene encoding selenocysteine lyase, translated as MAKPSDDITSVQGHTFTGHTFQHYSEMKPDRIYMDYNATTPLEPEVIQAISEALQDAWGNPSSNYIAGAKAKAIINQSRENVARMVGGKAEDIIFTSGGTEANNLVLHTAVEHFRRSCRAAEQGEGHQNGSNGLPHIITSNVEHDSVKLVAEHLQKDGKADVTYVPVSKVTARVEVEDVLAAVRPNTCLISIMLANNETGVIMPIQEICQRIKSLNKQHDGLRILLHTDAAQALGKIRVDAFELGVDYLTIVGHKFYAPRIGALYVNGPGTSTPLYPMLFGGGQERNFRPGTENTPMIAGLGKAAELVTSNLSDYESHMRSTKLHLEERLKAVFKDRIHFNSHYPGSDILPNTCNVSILGPTLQGWRVLSNCRTLLASVGAACHSDCGNRPSHILLSCGVPSEVAANALRLSVGRGTTKADVDAVVEDLRQTVQLLEEMD; from the exons ATGGCCAAACCATCTGATGACATCACCTCTGTGCAGGGTCACACTTTCACTGGCCATACCTTCCAACATTATTCAGAAATGAAGCCAGACAG gatctacatggactACAATGCCACCACTCCGCTGGAACCTGAGGTGATCCAGGCCATTTCTGAAGCCCTCCAAGATGCCTGGGGAAACCCTAGTAGCAATTATATAGCAG GTGCTAAAGCCAAGGCAATAATTAATCAGTCCAGAGAGAATGTGGCGAGAATGGTTGGAGGGAAAGCAGAAGACATCATTTTCACATCGGGTGGAACGGAG GCCAACAACCTGGTGCTCCACACTGCTGTAGAGCActtcaggagaagctgcagGGCTGCAGAGCAAGGCGAAGGACACCAGAATGGAAGCAACGGCCTCCCTCACATTATCACCTCAAATGTGGAACACGACTCGGTCAAACTAGTAGCTGAGCACCTACAGAAAGATGGCAAGGCAG ATGTGACATATGTGCCTGTGTCTAAGGTGACAGCCCgtgtggaggtggaggatgTCCTTGCTGCGGTGCGTCCCAACACATGTCTCATCTCTATCATGCTGGCCAACAATGAGACAGGAGTCATCATG CCAATCCAAGAGATCTGCCAGAGAATAAAATCTCTCAACAAGCAGCATGATGGGCTCAGGATCCTGCTCCACACTGATGCTGCTCAGGCTCTGGGGAAAATCAGAGTAGATGCCTTTGAACTGGGTGTGGATTACCTCACCATAGTGGGACACAAG TTCTACGCACCTCGGATCGGTGCTTTGTACGTGAACGGCCCTGGAACGAGTACGCCGTTGTATCCGATGCTGTttggaggaggacaggagagaaACTTCAGACCAGG cacagaaaacacaccaATGATTGCTGGTCTGGGAAAG GCTGCAGAGCTGGTGACTTCTAATCTGTCAGATTATGAGAGTCACATGCGGAGTACCAAACTACACTTGGAAGAACGACTGAAG GCCGTTTTTAAAGACAGGATCCACTTCAACAGCCATTACCCTGGCTCTGATATCCTCCCTAACACATGTAACGTGTCCATCCTGGGCCCAACATTACAAG GCTGGAGGGTATTGTCCAACTGCAGGACACTGTTGGCCAGCGTTGGCGCCGCCTGCCACTCAGACTGTGGAAACAG GCCTTCCCATATCCTTCTGAGCTGTGGCGTCCCCTCAGAGGTGGCAGCTAACGCCTTGAGGTTGAGCGTGGGCAGGGGGACGACCAAAGCAGATGTGGACGCAGTTGTGGAGGACCTGAGGCAGACTGTGCAGCTGCTGGAAGAAATGGACTGA
- the LOC119488543 gene encoding espin-like protein, with amino-acid sequence MVLHRAIQAARAGDLATLRELASSGHLSPAITDAQGAGPVHHAARCGRLECLQFLVSELGLAADARALNRATPAHDAAATGHIRELQWLVDLGGCNIEDRDAAGATALHLAARFGCVEVIKWLLSVGGVAEVETNCGAVPAHYAAANGDLTCLKLLVQQAPGCVDHQTGIGATPLYLACQEGHLHVAEYLVNDCGADVHLRAHDGMTCLHAAAHMGHRAVVVWLVTCTDVSLSCQDRDGATALHFAASRGHYCILERLLHMGSKVIKDYWGGTPLHDASENGELECCKILLANQANPSDHDIDGFTAANLAEYNGHHECARYLRAVERNTACADKPIEVIAPVEEEVKVKPAVLSQCSREDYYGCLSDTCRDGYRSNTPMDSLKQPESEESPQARYPQPPPAPPLPSASFTPAQPEKTAVHRIEHVQIATSVIKGFNQPKAAGSERTVCADKTMLPDANLLAERKLLGDMKSIKSLKQSGLSGVFTGQANKMVVLPTEEANLSDIDYLVPTHDERGRPIAEWKRQVMVRQLQARLLDEEDQRRKENGNRYAKVSWRYSQAHNAILGPSGELLTEADLIYVEQQIANVSMQRNCEGYELELARLAEELRHILPAPIVNITANTQFNQVPLPVWCGRISGIVKSMSLLMTNLTDQPYCKMPNTELITVFSQTPDRQNSTRGRRERIEDEIHQFGVSVRTLKSNFETQNSPLPDEPEEVVELSSSTQLEATESDKQPEVLSTAPETDQNSDSGIDYDENVPDVLETTSLRKERIVVLFLGHWKKSAYTVTLKSKDAAERKMSGGNPGMGDKSGSGSRRSSVESTQSKMMNSSLGHFFKQRSAVNKMLGNWRSMISSVPSRQIRRLHRQKALYSPEQFLPRLDGVPVEYDSLTLDLFMLGYFHILELELPVDERKIRHLLCFEVFDHVGSFPWELVRDFHKAVIQDIEAGNREWKDGFEDIKVKFFGNPVSQSESTVEVVKHSLPEVRQVPKVIVQTPTPDEGVLHAGTDISSFSNEEICKYIDRSFAFWKEKEAEIFDFE; translated from the exons ATGGTGCTTCATCGGGCCATCCAGGCTGCCCGAGCAGGGGATCTCGCAACCCTGAGGGAGCTGGCGTCTTCTGGTCACCTCTCACCTGCCATCACTGATGCTCAAGGTGCAGGCCCGGTGCACCACGCGGCGAGGTGTGGACGCCTGGAGTGCCTGCAGTTCCTGGTGAGCGAGCTGGGGCTGGCGGCTGATGCCCGGGCCTTGAACAGGGCCACACCAGCACATGATGCGGCAGCTACTGGCCACATCCGGGAGCTGCAGTGGCTGGTAGACCTGGGAGGCTGCAACATTGAG GATAGGGATGCTGCTGGTGCCACAGCACTCCACCTCGCAGCCCGCTTCGGCTGTGTGGAGGTCATTAAGTGGCTGCTCTCTGTCGGAGGGGTGGCCGAGGTGGAGACAAACTGTGGAGCTGTACCTGCTCACTACGCTGCAGCCAATGGGGACCTCACCTGTTTAAAGCTACTTGTTCAACAGGCACCTGG ATGTGTGGACCACCAGACCGGCATCGGCGCCACCCCGCTCTATCTGGCCTGTCAGGAAGGGCACCTGCACGTTGCGGAGTACCTCGTGAACGACTGCGGAGCTGACGTCCACCTGAGGGCCCACGATGGCATGACCTGCCTGCACGCTGCTGCTCACATGGGCCACCGAGCTGTGGTGGTGTGGCTG GTGACCTGTACTGATGTGAGCCTGTCCTGCCAGGACAGAGATGGAGCAACTGCTCTGCACTTTGCTGCCAGCAGAGGGCACTATTGCATCTTGGAGAGGCTGCTTCACATGGGTTCAAAGGTCATCAAGGACTACTGGGGAGGGACGCCACTTCATGATGCTTCAGAGAACGGAGAGCTGGAG TGCTGTAAAATCCTGTTGGCCAATCAAGCGAACCCTTCAGATCATGACATTGATGGGTTCACAGCAGCCAACTTGGCAGAGTACAACGGGCATCATGAATGTGCCAGATATCTCCGTGCGGTGGAGAGAAAT ACGGCCTGTGCAGATAAGCCCATCGAGGTCATCGCTCCAGTGGAAGAAGAAGTGAAGGTAAAGCCAGCTGTGTTGTCGCAGTGCAGCAGGGAGGACTACTACGGCTGCCTGAGTGACACATGCAGGGACGGTTACCGCAGTAACACACCCATGGATAGTTTAAAG CAACCTGAAAGTGAGGAGTCCCCTCAGGCGAGATACCCTCAGCCCCCTCCTGCACCTCCTTTACCTTCTGCTTCATTCACACCTGCCCAGCCAGAGAAAACCGCTGTCCACAGAATAGAACACGTTCAAATCGCAACATCTG TTATTAAAGGTTTCAATCAGCCCAAGGCCGCCGGGAGTGAGAGAACTGTCTGTGCTGATAAGACCATGTTGCCTGATGCAAACCTCCTGGCTGAAAGAAAACTTCTTGGCGACATGAAGTCCATTAAATCCTTAAAACAATCAGGGCTATCAGGAGTCTTCACCGGACAAGCA AACAAGATGGTGGTCCTGCCCACTGAGGAGGCCAACCTGTCGGACATCGACTACCTGGTGCCCACTCACGACGAGAGAGGTCGCCCCATCGCTGAGTGGAAGAGGCAGGTCATGGTGAGACAACTGCAGGCCAGGCTGCTGGATGAGGAGGACCAGAGGAGGAAG GAAAACGGGAACAGATATGCCAAAGTCAGCTGGAGGTACTCCCAAGCCCACAATGCCATCCTGGGGCCCTCTGGTGAGCTGCTGACTGAGGCTGACCTCATCTATGTGGAGCAGCAGATCGCCAACGTCTCCATGCAGAGGAACTGCGAGGGCTACGAGCTGGAGCTCGCTCGTCTGGCCGAGGAGCTCAGGCACATCCTGCCGGCCCCCATAGTGAACATCACCGCCAACACGCAGTTCAATCAAGTTCCTCTACCCGTGTGGTGCGGCCGCATCTCAGGCATCGTAAAGAGCATGTCTCTGCTCATGACCAACCTGACCGACCAGCCCTACTGCAAGATGCCCAACACCGAACTGATCACCGTGTTCTCTCAGACGCCAGACAGACAGAACTCCACCAGGGGACGCAGGGAGAGGATAGAGGATGAAATCCATCAGTTCGGCGTGTCTGTGAGGACTCTGAAGTCTAATTTTGAGACACAGAACTCACCTTTGCCAGATGAGCCGGAGGAGGTTGTTGAGTTAAGTTCTTCCACGCAGCTTGAGGCCACAGAGTCAGACAAACAGCCAGAAGTGTTGAGTACGGCCCCAGAAACCGACCAGAACAGTGACTCCGGCATCGACTACGATGAAAACGTTCCAGATGTTCTAGAGACCACCAGCCTCAGGAAGGAGCGTATCGTCGTGCTGTTCTTAGGCCACTGGAAGAAGTCTGCCTACACCGTGACACTGAAGAGCAAGGACGCAGCTGAGAGGAAGATGAGCGGCGGGAACCCGGGGATGGGTGACAAATCTGGGTCAGGCAGTCGCAGGAGCAGCGTGGAGAGTACCCAGTCGAAGATGATGAACAGCTCTCTGGGACACTTCTTCAAGCAGAGGAGTGCTGTCAACAAGATGCTGGGGAACTGGAGGAGCATGATCTCCAGTGTCCCGTCCAGACAGATACGCAG GCTCCACAGGCAGAAAGCCCTCTACTCCCCAGAGCAGTTCCTACCTCGTCTCGACGGCGTGCCAGTGGAGTACGACAGCCTGACCCTGGATCTCTTCATGCTGGGCTACTTCCACATCCTGGAGCTGGAGCTTCCCGTGGACGAACGCAAAATAAGACACCTGCTGTGTTTCGAGGTGTTCGACCACGTGGGGAGCTTTCCCTGGGAGCTGGTCCGGGACTTCCACAAGGCCGTCATTCAGGACATCGAGGCCGGGAACCGCGAGTGGAAGGACGGGTTTGAGGACATTAAAGTGAAGTTCTTCGGAAACCCTGTGAGTCAGTCAGAAAGCACTGTAGAGGTGGTGAAACATAGCCTCCCAGAGGTTAGACAGGTCCCTAAGGTCATTGTGCAGACACCTACACCCGACGAAGGGGTGCTCCACGCAGGAACTGACATTTCCAGTTTTAGCAACGAAGAAATCTGCAAATACATCGACCGCAGTTTTGCTTtttggaaagagaaagaggcagagatTTTTGATTTTGAATAG
- the klhl30 gene encoding kelch-like protein 30 isoform X2, with product MVRNVDDLDYCLASHPQSILEGLRSFCSHPKLVDVTLSAGGRDFPCHRGVLALCSTYFHSMFSGDFVESIAARVELHDVDPDILGYLLDFAYTGKLTINQSNVEGLICTSSKLQFQTVRAVCSRYLQHQIDATNCLGILEFGAIHGCPEVMAKAWAFLLENFEAVQQGEEFLLLGKDRLVACLSDEGLQIRTECTRVEAILIWVRHHNESRLCHLTELLTLSRLPLLSLDYLADTLLKDSLVQASPSCREAVEKIHREKMDLAPEYTDRLNSLSPQPNLQEVLLVMGGRSLDDSDDDDDSDEEDRDPRLLPRNCAFYNTKTKQWHELPNFPNPNKWGYALVSLNNDVYVTGGSRGSNTNTWSTTETWKYITREGRWVTVAPMLRPRTNHTSATLNGEIYVIGESWISICSPFIPKYLSSPRTVCVDGTIYLVADNTKKVYSYDPEANMWQKVQLLHMLHENGGLVSLDGKLFVTGGHWKGMEGDYGVEVEVYNRAANTWEVEGYLPRLWFYSGVCTIFLDPSQWPELFPIDAT from the exons ATGGTGCGCAATGTGGATGACCTGGACTACTGCCTGGCCTCCCATCCTCAGAGCATTCTGGAGGGCTTGCGCTCCTTCTGCTCTCACCCCAAACTGGTGGATGTAACGCTGAGCGCAGGCGGTCGGGACTTCCCCTGTCACCGCGGCGTGCTGGCCCTCTGCAGCACATACTTCCACAGCATGTTCTCGGGGGACTTTGTGGAGAGCATAGCTGCGCGCGTGGAGCTTCATGATGTCGATCCTGATATACTCGGCTACTTGCTGGACTTTGCCTACACGGGCAAACTGACCATCAACCAGAGCAACGTGGAGGGGCTGATCTGCACCTCCAGCAAGCTGCAGTTCCAGACAGTGAGGGCCGTGTGCAGCCGATACCTTCAGCACCAGATCGATGCGACCAACTGCCTGGGAATCTTGGAGTTTGGGGCAATCCATGGCTGCCCTGAGGTGATGGCCAAAGCATGGGCCTTCCTCTTGGAGAACTTTGAGGCCGTGCAACAAGGTGAGGAGTTTCTCCTGCTGGGAAAGGACAGGCTGGTCGCCTGCCTGTCCGACGAAGGACTACAAATCCGGACAGAGTGCACCCGTGTGGAAGCCATCCTGATATGGGTCAGGCACCACAATGAGTCTCGGCTCTGCCACCTCACTGAACTCCTCACCTTGTCCCGTCTCCCTCTCCTCAGCCTGGACTACCTGGCTGACACCCTGCTGAAGGACAGTCTGGTGCAGGCCTCCCCCAGCTGCAGAGAGGCCGTGGAAAAAATTCACAGAGAG AAGATGGATTTGGCACCAGAATACACGGACAGACTCAACTCTCTGAGCCCACAACCAAACCTGCAAGAGGTGCTGTTGGTAATGGGTGGTCGATCACTGGACGACTCAGACGATGACGACGACTCCGATGAAGAGGACAGAGACCCGAGGCTGCTGCCCAGGAACTGTGCCTTCTACAACACAAAGACAA aACAGTGGCACGAGCTCCCTAATTTCCCCAACCCGAACAAGTGGGGTTACGCCCTGGTCTCCTTGAACAATGATGTGTATGTCACAG GTGGCTCGCGAGGTTCGAATACCAACACCTGGTCGACCACAGAGACCTGGAAGTACATCACACGAGAGGGGAGGTGGGTTACTGTGGCACCCATGCTCCGGCCTCGGACTAACCACACGTCGGCAACGCTCAACGGGGAGATTTACGTCATTGGAG agaGCTGGATCAGCATATGTTCACCCTTCATCCCTAAGTATTTGTCCtctcctcgtactgtctgtgtGGATGGAACTATTTATCTGGTTGCTGACAACACTAAGAAAGTCTACTCTTATGATCCAGAGGCAAACATGTGGCAGAAG GTCCAGCTTCTTCACATGCTTCATGAGAATGGTGGTCTGGTATCGCTGGATGGGAAGCTGTTTGTCACTGGAGGCCATTGGAAAGGTATGGAGGGGGACTACGGGGTGGAAGTGGAAGTTTACAACCGAGCGGCCAACACCTGGGAGGTGGAGGGCTACCTGCCAAGACTTTGGTTCTACAGTGGAGTCTGCACCATCTTCCTAGATCCATCCCAGTGGCCTGAGCTTTTCCCCATAGATGCAACATAA